The Victivallis sp. Marseille-Q1083 DNA window GGCAGCAGATTGCCGACGGCGGCGGCGGTTTGATAGACGATGAAAGCCAGTCCGGAGGCCACCAGCAGCGAACGGAATAATTTGACGGTCAGCTCGAACCACCGGAGATCGCCTTGGGCGAAATAGCTTCGCAAGCCGGCGGCGACCAGGATGGCCAATCCGGGAAAACAGGGCAGGATATAGGTGCCGAGTTTGGCGCTTGAGATGGAGAAGAACAGGAATGGGAAGGCGGCGGAACAGACCGCGTAACGCAACAGGGAATTTTGAAACAATGTCCTGACTTTTCCGGCGTAGCCCTTGATGACGACCGGCAGCAGCAGTGTCCAGGGCAGCAATCCGCCGAGCAGGACCGGGATGAAATACCAGAACGGTTCCGAACGGTCATCACTGCCCTGGCCGGTGGTGAATTTGCCGAGATGTTCGACTTCGATGAAATAGCGCCAGTAGTCCGGATCGCGCTGATGGACCAGCAGCGCCCACGGCAGCACGACTGCCAGCATCGCCAGCAGCGGAATCCACGGCATCGTCCAGAATGCTTTGTAACGCTTCTGCCAGATCAAATAGGGAACGACCGTCAAGCCGGGGACGGCAAAGGCCAGAAATCCCTTGGTCAGGAAAGCGCCGCCGGCGAAAAGGCCGGTCAGCACCAGATAAAGAAATTTTCGGTTCGAACTGGTTTCTTCCAGCGCATAATAGAACGCGACGAGGGTTCCCAGCAGAAAAAAGGCCAGAATACTGTCCAGGACCAGATAGGTGCCGATGGCAAAAACCAATATGCAGGTCAGATAAATCATCGTCGCGCCCAGCGCCAGTTTGGCGTCCTCCGTCCGGCGGACCAGCAGCCAGAGCAACGCTCCGCCCAACAATGCGGCCAGCGCCGGCGCCAGCCGGGCGGCGAATGGAGTTTCGCCGAAGAGCAGGAAGGAACCGGCCGTCAGCCAGTAACCCATGACCGGTTTTTCGAAATATTTCAAATCCGCCAGGGTCGGAACGACGTAATTGTCGTTGGCGATCATTTCCCGGGCGATTTCGGCATAACGGGTTTCGTCCGGCATGAAGAGCGGCCGATACCAAATGGTGCCGAGGTAGGCAAGAATGAATATGAATATTCCCGCCCAGATAAGACGTTTGTATATCAAAAGATTACTTCTCCTGATGATTATTATACATATAGAAACGACTTTACAATAATCTGTCAAGCAGGTTTTCGCAAGTTTTTCCGATCAGAATTTCGCAAGATGGCATAGCTCCGCACCCGGTATCGGTTGAAATCCAACCGCGACCATCCCGCAGGATGCCCGGTAAAAAATAAACAGCCAATATCCCGGAATCTTACTCGGATGTGCTTCGGCCGGAGTTCGGTGGACGGCCGAATTGGACAATTTCATCGGAACAAGTGTAAATTTTCTGTAAAAAATGGATTCCTCCCCGATTGGAAAAAGGGGTCCGGGGTTGCATAAATCCGGTTCGAACATATATTACCCCTGTAAGAACCAATACGAAAGTGAAAGTTTAGTTTCCGAGGGTAAAATGAACAACAACTCTTATTTCCGGTCGGCGGTGGAAGCGATGGCCGGCTATGTGCCCGGCGAACAGCCGAAAATGGCCAATCTGATCAAACTGAATACCAATGAAAATCCCTATCCGCCGTCGCCGAAGGTGGCGGAAGTGCTGCAATCCTTCGATTATGAACATCTGCGGCGTTATCCGTCGCCCCGGGCCGACGACCTGTGCGAAACGGCCGCCCGGCTGTACGGTTTCAAGCGCGATGAAGTGATTGCCGGCAATGGGTCCGATGACATTTTGACGATGGCGTTTCGTTGCTTTACCGCGCCGGACCGGCCGCTGGCCTGCCTGATGCCGACCTATTCGCTCTACTTTTCGCTGGCGGAAATCCAGGCGGCGCCGGTGATGCCGATCCGCTTGAATTCCGGCGACTTCTCGCTGCCGGCTGATTTGCTCGACCGGGCGAAGGGGGCGAATCTGCTGATTATCACCCGGCCGAACGCGCCGACCGGCAACACGTTCTGCCATCGGGCGATGACTGAAATTTGCGGCCGTTTCAACGGCGTCGTGCTGTTTGACGAAGCATATGCCGATTTTGCCGACGACAACTGCCTGGATCTGGCGCGGGAATTCGACAATGTCATCGTTTCGCGGACGCTGTCCAAGAGCTATTCGCTGGCCGGGCTGCGGCTCGGTTTGGCGATGGGATCCCGGCGGTTGATCGAGGGCATGTACAAGGTCAAAGACTCCTACAACGTCGATATGCTGACCCAGTTCATCGGCCAGGCCGCTTTGCAGGATCAGGCTTATCTGCGACAGAACGTCGCCAAAATCAGGGCGACCAGAACCCGCCTGACGGCGGAGCTGGCCCGTTTGGGCTTCGATGTCGTGCCGTCGTCGACCAATTTCGTCTTTGCGGCGCCGCCGGACCGGGATGGCGGGCGTTTTTTCAAGATGCTGCGCGAACAGGCGATCCTGGTTCGTTATTTCAGCGGGGAAACGACCGGCGCTTATGTGCGGATCAGCGTCGGCGCCGAGGCCGATGTCGACCGGCTGTTGAAGGTGACCGAACTGTATTTGCAGATGCGGAAGTAATTCAAGCCGGCTTGGCGGAAGGAGGACGCGATGGTTCGGATACGGGAAACGGCGGCGGCCGGAACTTTTTATGAAGCGGATCCGGCGGCGCTCCGTCGCCGGCTGGAGGATTGTAAGGCGGCGGCCGGAAGGTTGTTGCCGGCCATCCGGCCGCGGCCGAGTGCGGCGGTGATTCTGCCGCATGCCGGATATGGGTATTCCGGGACGACGGCGCTGGCGACATTGTTGACGGTGGAAGAGGCGCCGTGGCGCCGTTATCTGGTGATGGCGCCGTCGCACCGGATCGGTTTCCGGGGCGTGGCGCTGGCCGATTACGACGCTTTTGCCACGCCGCTCGGCGTTTTGCCGCTGGACCGGGTGGCGATGGCGCAGCTGGCGTCGGCGCCGGGCGGTATGATCGGTTATGCCGACCGGGCGCATGCCGGCGAACATGCGCTGGAAGTGGAATTGCCGCTGTTGCAGTATTGTTTCGGCGCTCGTCCGCTGCTGCCGGCCGTCGTCGGCATGCTTTCCGCGGCGGAGGCGCGGCGGTTGGCCCCGGCCTGGCGGGCGTTCTGGAACGATGAGACGTTGTGGGTGATCAGTTCGGATTTTACCCATTATGGCCGGGCCTTTGATTATCTTCCCTTTGTCGAAGCGGTGCCGGAACGGCTCAAGGCGCTGGACTTGGGAGCGGTCGATTTGATTGTACGAAGGGATCTGGATGGCTTTGAGCGTTATCTGGCGGAGACCGGGGCGACCATCTGCGGCGCCAATGCGATCAAGCTGCTGCTGGCGGTCCTGGAATCGGCGGGCGGCGATTATGTGGTTGAATTGGTTCACTATACCACTTCCGGTGAAAAAACCGGCGATTTTTCCCATGTTGTCAGCTATGCGGGGGTTGCAGTTCGCCGAAAAGATGCTTAATTGAAAGGCGGGTGACGGAAAACTTTTAACTTTTTAGGACAGACTGGA harbors:
- a CDS encoding phospholipid carrier-dependent glycosyltransferase, which gives rise to MIYKRLIWAGIFIFILAYLGTIWYRPLFMPDETRYAEIAREMIANDNYVVPTLADLKYFEKPVMGYWLTAGSFLLFGETPFAARLAPALAALLGGALLWLLVRRTEDAKLALGATMIYLTCILVFAIGTYLVLDSILAFFLLGTLVAFYYALEETSSNRKFLYLVLTGLFAGGAFLTKGFLAFAVPGLTVVPYLIWQKRYKAFWTMPWIPLLAMLAVVLPWALLVHQRDPDYWRYFIEVEHLGKFTTGQGSDDRSEPFWYFIPVLLGGLLPWTLLLPVVIKGYAGKVRTLFQNSLLRYAVCSAAFPFLFFSISSAKLGTYILPCFPGLAILVAAGLRSYFAQGDLRWFELTVKLFRSLLVASGLAFIVYQTAAAVGNLLPAEAALYNRHERWLWVAAVLAVIVWCFVLNQIKKYSDGFIKTALFAAGPLAAMLVAHFVMPARLVDKLAPEPFLEILADRLTPETRIVAFKHLVPGAAWSWKRADIMLYESRSELGYGLDRPEGAGRLVSPEEFEQLAASGQPVVIVMDSAKRIKRLPPGDLKVTSGGGIMYMEYSGSNQENDDGK
- the amrB gene encoding AmmeMemoRadiSam system protein B; translated protein: MVRIRETAAAGTFYEADPAALRRRLEDCKAAAGRLLPAIRPRPSAAVILPHAGYGYSGTTALATLLTVEEAPWRRYLVMAPSHRIGFRGVALADYDAFATPLGVLPLDRVAMAQLASAPGGMIGYADRAHAGEHALEVELPLLQYCFGARPLLPAVVGMLSAAEARRLAPAWRAFWNDETLWVISSDFTHYGRAFDYLPFVEAVPERLKALDLGAVDLIVRRDLDGFERYLAETGATICGANAIKLLLAVLESAGGDYVVELVHYTTSGEKTGDFSHVVSYAGVAVRRKDA
- the hisC gene encoding histidinol-phosphate transaminase — translated: MNNNSYFRSAVEAMAGYVPGEQPKMANLIKLNTNENPYPPSPKVAEVLQSFDYEHLRRYPSPRADDLCETAARLYGFKRDEVIAGNGSDDILTMAFRCFTAPDRPLACLMPTYSLYFSLAEIQAAPVMPIRLNSGDFSLPADLLDRAKGANLLIITRPNAPTGNTFCHRAMTEICGRFNGVVLFDEAYADFADDNCLDLAREFDNVIVSRTLSKSYSLAGLRLGLAMGSRRLIEGMYKVKDSYNVDMLTQFIGQAALQDQAYLRQNVAKIRATRTRLTAELARLGFDVVPSSTNFVFAAPPDRDGGRFFKMLREQAILVRYFSGETTGAYVRISVGAEADVDRLLKVTELYLQMRK